One window from the genome of Mastacembelus armatus chromosome 18, fMasArm1.2, whole genome shotgun sequence encodes:
- the LOC113122658 gene encoding protein S100-P, producing MTQLETAMAILMNTFDKYAAGEGKKDTLTKAEAKTLLEKELPGLIKATKNPGEVDKLLKGLDFNGDSEIDFSEFVVLVASLTCACHDRAPKK from the exons ATGACCCAGCTAGAGACAGCCATGGCCATCTTGATGAATACCTTTGACAAGTATGCTGCTGGCGAGGGCAAAAAGGACACCCTAACCAAAGCTGAGGCTAAGACTTTGCTGGAAAAGGAGCTGCCTGGACTGATCAAG GCAACAAAGAACCCAGGAGAGGTCGACAAGCTGCTGAAAGGTCTGGATTTTAATGGAGACTCTGAGATTGACTTCAGTGAATTTGTGGTGCTGGTAGCTTCTCTCACCTGCGCCTGTCACGACCGCGCTCCCAAAAAGTGA
- the kiaa0232 gene encoding LOW QUALITY PROTEIN: uncharacterized protein KIAA0232 homolog (The sequence of the model RefSeq protein was modified relative to this genomic sequence to represent the inferred CDS: inserted 1 base in 1 codon), whose protein sequence is MRPVSTDSDGPAPPENLSCPYPLVGPLPVSEMSLLQSLGPVQSWLGQELEKCGIDAMIYTRYVLSLLLHDSYDYDLQDQENDIFLGWEKGTGKKWGKTKKKGGTDLSLEEMKKQAAVQCLRSASDENSGIESLVEELCSKLKDIQNKQKEEKQIQKKSDGSQSPERTESPSSKDQVEMYYEAFPPLSEKPVCLQEIMTVWNKAKACANSSSSSSAAPQTSTDTSSPKDCNSEGEAAKERNHEACGTNTTVTNERGQQRRSKKEKENRYHGGAAAEEKSTVHSKRQTRHRSEGKYRPRSWSSGSSEAGSSSSGNQGDSKSSRSRAVRIRHKSREAAKNKRSRNSGQVKLQVKVVDKEERRNTGGSSSSATGGTVRQPQLYKKGKRPLKEIRKDPGWVESKESGVEARNKKEYMEEPLWYTEPITEYFVPFSSRQSKLETKYRSKVDCPDGFALSADMESLPERIQGICIANESYQRAYLAAGSFVDGHFVEGPGEAEDETAELTGTSSCPQPEDSGNLDDKHLSEFTDFYEVDIYQSILDTSASDSIQESRILSMIRQKSKEQGDVEAECCLVLDGLEQQGKSAIRADSQEASGCVGFLMEDLGNMAQVWGCYSPSTSEDIDGESFVGESPIRLSPLLDSVSFTLSKLSGNLEEQSVPEATSEPCGLNSSCFSLFELQYDSPTFPFPRDSLTVGHENNTDSSSCLDPHSNKQSRLLIWTKNSAFDETEHCSNLSTRTCSPWSHSEETRSDNEQGNAQTEDATQIGNEEIDCIIPPLSGTYLDDDILDFLEDDSGHKNEGVRVCTASNQTFTKKSKLESICGIALEEDESKQYSTGMFSDKTNQQSDDYSSGIIKDIWTAIGNGKSVMSSQVAEKSSEGLYSDESSGYCCSCLEVQTKGVPIQGPQKKAVQRSEYHLWEGKKEEQELAKNKLSKVDGAGDYMTPSKPWDLSSDKENTSFILGGVYGELKTLSGDKNWAVVPPSDTQDSLLQSTAATASASSSDMLTITGTDVLMNTSSCFAPGHRPLWRPLVSFGQSDQAIKGGGDGLNKGFSFIFHEDLLGSYGGLHSEEQGLEYPFASFSLNNPFSQVLHVECSFEPEDMASFSPGFKPKSILCSDSENEAFHPRIYGINRTQYRAIRISPRTHFRPISASELSPGGVSDSEAETDKEEMSFPVLAPVDVFDDPQADLKPLEEDAECEGPYYGKSELESGKFLPRLKKSGMEKSAQTSLDSQEGSSTLLPIAEQEICIDCKTAAAVLTAGEQTDISVGKIQNKESSGEKQSCVSAPAGQVPKYGIAYDFVGDVPEFPMLNISGQGGTGNQQDECWWRNTLCXPPFPWTSMYREQQHLNIPVVRRTPQSKGKHPLLFRMDLYQQRFRVISELENLM, encoded by the exons atGCGTCCAGTGAGCACCGATTCAGACGGTCCTGCTCCTCCTGAAAACCTCTCTTGCCCCTACCCACTTGTGGGCCCCCTGCCTGTCTCAGAGATGTCCCTGCTCCAGTCACTGGGTCCAGTACAAAGCTGGCTTGGCCAGGAGCTTGAGAAGTGCGGGATAGATGCTATGATTTACACCCGCTATGTCCTCAGCCTTCTCCTGCATGATAGCTATGACTATGATCTGCAGGACCAG GAAAATGACATCTTCTTGGGCTGGGAGAAGGGAACTGGGAAAAAATGGGGCAAGACTAAGAAGAAAGGAGGGACAGACCTGAGTCTTGAGGAAATGAAGAAACAAGCTGCTGTGCAATGCCTCCGCTCTGCATCTGATGAA AACTCTGGAATTGAGAGCCTGGTTGAAGAGCTTTGCTCTAAACTTAAGGAtatccaaaacaaacagaaag aggaaaaacagattcAAAAGAAATCTGATGGCTCTCAGTCTCCAGAGCGAACTGAGTCCCCCTCTTCAAAGGACCAGGTGGAAAT GTATTATGAAGCTTTTCCTCCTTTGTCAGAAAAACCTGTTTGTCTCCAAGAGATTATGACGGTGTGGAATAAGGCTAAGGCCTGTGCTAACTCAAGTTCATCATCCTCTGCAGCCCCACAGACCAGCACAGACACCTCTTCCCCAAAAGATTGCAACAGTGAAGGTGAGGCTGCAAAGGAGCGAAACCATGAGGCATGTGGTACCAACACTACTGTGACCAACGAGAGAGGCCAGCAACGACggagcaagaaagaaaaagaaaacagatacCATGGTGgcgcagcagcagaggagaaatcTACCGTCCACTCTAAGAGACAGACGAGACATAGATCAGAGGGCAAATACAGGCCCAGATCTTGGTCTTCTGGATCTAGTGAGGCAGGCTCAAGCTCAAGTGGGAACCAGGGTGACTCTAAGTCATCCAGAAGCAGGGCAGTTAGAATAAGGCACAAATCCAGGGAGGCTGCAAAGAATAAGCGATCACGCAACAGTGGGCAGGTGAAGCTGCAGGTGAAGGTCGTCGACAAAGAGGAGCGAAGAAATACAGGAGGGAGCAGTAGCAGTGCCACTGGAGGCACTGTCAGACAACCACAGCTTTACAAAAAGGGGAAGAGACCGCTAAAGGAGATTCGTAAAGATCCAGGCTGGGTGGAATCAAAAGAGTCTGGGGTTGAGGccagaaataaaaaggaatacATGGAGGAGCCCCTTTGGTACACTGAGCCCATCACAGAATATTTTGTACCTTTCAGCAGCAGGCAAAGCAAGCTGGAAACAAAATATCGAAGCAAGGTAGATTGTCCAGATGGCTTTGCCTTGTCAGCAGATATGGAAAGCCTGCCAGAAAGAATCCAGGGAATCTGCATTGCCAATGAGAGCTACCAGAGAGCATACTTAGCAGCAGGTTCTTTTGTGGATGGGCACTTTGTGGAAGGGCCTGGCGAAGCAGAAGACGAAACTGCTGAACTCACTGGGACCTCAAGCTGCCCTCAGCCAGAGGATAGTGGAAATTTAGATGACAAGCATCTGTCTGAATTTACTGACTTCTATGAAGTTGATATTTATCAATCCATATTGGATACTAGTGCCTCAGACTCAATACAAGAGAGTCGGATCTTAAGCATGATTCGACAAAAAAGCAAAGAGCAAGGAGATGTTGAGGCAGAATGTTGTTTAGTGTTAGATGGCCTTGAGCAGCAAGGGAAAAGTGCAATACGGGCAGACTCACAGGAAGCTTCAGGATGTGTTGGATTCTTAATGGAAGATCTTGGAAACATGGCTCAAGTGTGGGGATGTTATTCACCATCTACTTCAGAAGACATAGATGGAGAAAGCTTTGTAGGAGAATCCCCCATTCGGCTCTCCCCCCTTCTAGATAGTGTTTCATTCACTCTGAGCAAACTATCTGGAAATCTGGAGGAGCAATCTGTTCCTGAAGCCACCAGTGAACCATGTGGTTTGAACTCATCCTGCTTCTCTCTTTTTGAGCTGCAGTATGACAGCCCCACTTTTCCTTTTCCCCGCGACTCACTCACCGTTGGTCACGAGAACAACACAGATTCTAGTAGCTGTCTTGATCCACATTCTAATAAACAGTCTCGTTTGCTAATATGGACCAAAAATAGTGCCTTTGACGAAACTGAACACTGTTCTAACCTTTCAACAAGAACTTGCAGTCCGTGGTCACATTCAGAGGAGACTCGTTCAGACAATGAGCAAGGAAATGCTCAGACGGAAGATGCTACTCAAATTGGCAATGAAGAGATTGATTGTATAATCCCTCCACTTTCTGGCACCTATCTAGACGATGACATCCTAGATTTTTTAGAAGATGACTCTGGCCATAAAAATGAGGGAGTCAGGGTCTGCACAGCATCCAATCAGACTTTTACCAAAAAATCTAAATTGGAGTCCATTTGTGGTATAGCATTGGAAGAGGATGAAAGTAAACAGTATAGCACTGGTATGTTTTCAGACAAGACAAACCAACAGAGTGATGATTACAGCTCAGGGATAATAAAGGACATTTGGACTGCAATTGGAAATGGTAAATCTGTAATGTCGAGTCAAGTAGCAGAAAAATCAAGTGAGGGGCTATACTCAGATGAGTCGAGTGGTTATTGCTGCAGTTGTCTGGAGGTGCAGACAAAAGGAGTTCCAATTCAGGGACCTCAGAAAAAAGCAGTTCAGCGGTCAGAGTACCACCTTTGGGAAGGCAAGAAAGAGGAACAAGAATTAGCCAAAAACAAGCTCTCCAAGGTAGATGGTGCTGGAGATTACATGACTCCGTCCAAGCCATGGGATTTGAGCTCTGACAAAGAGAATACATCATTCATCTTAGGAGGAGTGTATGGAGAGTTGAAGACACTAAGTGGTGATAAGAATTGGGCTGTTGTGCCACCAAGTGACACGCAAGATAGTCTGCTACAGAGTACTGCTGCCACTGCATCTGCTTCTAGCTCAGACATGCTTACCATCACTGGCACAGATGTGTTGATGAACACAAGCAGCTGCTTTGCCCCTGGGCACAGGCCCCTGTGGAGGCCCCTTGTGTCTTTTGGGCAGAGTGACCAGGCCATTAAAGGAGGTGGAGATGGACTGAATAAGGGATTTTCTTTCATCTTCCATGAAGATTTGCTTGGATCTTACGGAGGCTTGCATAGTGAGGAGCAAGGTTTAGAATACCCATTTGCATCCTTCAGCCTAAACAATCCCTTCTCTCAAGTCCTCCATGTTGAGTGTTCTTTTGAGCCTGAGGACATGGCTTCATTCAGTCCAGGGTTCAAGCCCAAATCTATTCTTTGCTCGGATTCTGAGAATGAAGCCTTCCACCCACGAATATATGGCATCAATCGGACGCAGTATAGGGCCATTCGCATTTCCCCCAGGACTCATTTCCGACCAATATCTGCCTCAGAGTTGTCTCCTGGTGGAGTTAGTGATTCTGAGGCTGAGACTGACAAAGAGGAGATGAGTTTTCCCGTCCTGGCGCCAGTGGACGTCTTTGATGATCCTCAGGCAGACCTCAAACCTCTGGAGGAGGATGCGGAATGTGAGGGCCCTTATTACGGGAAGTCAGAACTGGAATCTGGTAAATTCTTACCCAGATTAAAGAAGTCTGGCATGGAGAAGAGCGCCCAGACCTCTCTGGACTCACAGGAAGGTTCCAGTACCCTCCTACCCATCGCTGAGCAAGAGATTTGCATAGactgcaaaacagcagcagctgtgttgaCTGCTGGTGAACAGACAGACATCTCCGTCGGTAAGATTCAAAACAAGGAATCTTCAGGAGAGAAGCAGTCCTGCGTATCTGCACCAGCAGGTCAGGTCCCCAAGTATGGGATTGCTTATGACTTTGTTGGAGATGTGCCAGAG ttcCCTATGCTAAATATTAGTGGACAGGGAGGAACTGGCAACCAGCAAGATGAGTGCTGGTGGCGGAACACACTAT TCCCCCCTTTTCCCTGGACCTCAATGTACAG GGAGCAGCAACATTTGAATATTCCAGTTGTGCGGAGGACACCTCAAAGCAAGGGGAAACATCCTCTCCTTTTCAGAATGGACCTCTACCAGCAAAGATTCAGGGTCATCTCAGAGCTGGAAAACCTAATGTAG
- the LOC113135381 gene encoding uncharacterized protein LOC113135381, translating into MKLLLNSLLFASFCALSSWSGSSDTLVVTQISNVSVIEGGTVNISCCWTGSGESQRLRVIWLKNLTEIKNEAVNLTSPPVKKERNDCWNLTFSSVTKEATGRYICRVTAEIPVLASANGSGTVLTVTSRGNTVTSGATDIQTPIIAAVTVMALLLLLTLTCYCSLRRKQARAARVIYEVPHIDSEMDKHSTSSSRGSTQWCQVPVYESFDYFERVQTKEAE; encoded by the exons ATGAAGCTTCTGTTGAACAGCCTGCTGTTTGCCTCTTTCTGCGCCCTCTCATCTTGGA GTGGTTCATCAGATACACTTGTGGTGACCCAGATTTCCAATGTCTCTGTGATTGAGGGGGGCACAGTaaacatcagctgctgctggacaggGTCAGGGGAGTCTCAAAGACTAAGAGTTATCTGGCTGAAAAATCTAACGGAAATTAAGAATGAGGCTGTCAACCTGACAAGTCCACCTgtgaaaaaggagagaaatgacTGTTGGAATTTGACCTTTTCAAGTGTCACAAAAGAAGCTACAGGGAGATACATCTGCAGAGTGACTGCTGAGATACCAGTTTTAGCTTCAGCCAATGGAAGTGGAACAGTCCTCACTGTTACATCCAGAGGAAACACAGTGACCAGTGGAGCAACAG ATATTCAAACCCCCATTATTGCTGCAGTGACTGTGATGGCTCTATTACTCCTCCTGACTCTTACATGTTACTGTTCACTGCGAAGAAAACAAG CACGAGCAGCCAGGGTGATCTATGAGGTTCCTCACATTGACTCAGAGATGGACAAACACAGCACCAGCTCCTCCAGAGGCTCTACTCAGTGG TGTCAGGTTCCAGTGTATGAATCCTTCGATTACTTCGAGCGTGTGCAGACCAAGGAAGCTGAATGA